In Spirochaeta lutea, the sequence GAACGCCGGGAGATTGAAGCTGGCCTTCGAAACGGCAGTGTACAGGGGGTGGTTTCCACCAACGCCCTGGAGCTGGGTATTGATATTGGCGGATTGGATGCCGCGGTGCTCGCTGGATTCCCAGGCTCCATTGCTTCGGTTTGGCAGCAGGCCGGCAGGGCGGGGCGAAGCAACGAGAGTTCCGTGGCGGTTATTATCGCTTCAGCAAGCCCCTTGGATCAATATATGGTTGAGCACCCCGAGTATTTCGAAGGTCGCGCCCCGGAATACGGATTTATCAACCCCGAAAACCCCTTCATACTCACTGACCATATCCGCTGCGCAGCCTTTGAGCTTCCTTTTACCAGTACCGAAGACTGGTTCCCCGATGCCCAGACCTATCTGGAGTACCTAACCGAGGAGGGAATGCTCCGGCATACCCAGGGGCGGTACTACTGGGCGGATCGGGGCTATCCTGCTGAGTCCATTAGCCTGCGTAGTGCTACAAACGAAAATATCGTCATTATTGATACGACCCATGGCAAGAATCAGGTTATTGGTGAGATGGACCGTCCGAGTGCAAAGGAGCTGATCTTTCCCCGGGCGGTGTATCTGCACCGGGGTACCCAGTACACAGTTCAAGAACTGGACCTGGAACAGAGGCGGTGTTATATCCAGGAATCGACCCTCAACTACTACACCGATGCGGTGGTTAAACGGGATATCAAGGTGCTTCAGGAGGACCAGCTTTTCAACTACCCGACCTTCCGGGCAAGCCTTGGGGATATTCTCGTTAGAAGCCAGGTTTCGAAGTTCAAGAAGCTCAAATTCAATACCCACGAAAATATAGGCTACGGGGAGGTGCAGCTTCCCGAAGAGGAGATGCACACCCGGGCATTAGCCATACTGCTGTCTCCGGAGAGTACAGCGGGAGCGGTTATTACCGGGATGGATCAGCAGGAAGCTACCAGCGTATTAAGCAGGGTAGGGCATATCATTAAGCAGGTGGCGCCGGCCCTGCTTCTTTGTGATACTGCAGATATCGGAGTCAGCGAGCGGTTGAAGGATCCGCATTTTCAGATTCCGGTAATCTATGTGTACGATCAATATCCCGGGGGCAGCGGCCTGTCCGAGTCATTCGCGGTCCATGCTCAGGCGGTTCTCCAGGCGTCCTTGGATCTTGTTTCGGGATGCGGCTGTAAGGAAGGATGTCCATCGTGTTTAGGGCCGAGAAACGCCGAGGAGGAGATCCTGGAAAACCCCAAACCCTGGACGATCAAACTCCTAAAGACCATGATGGAGGTGGTATAACACCCGGTATGTATGAAGGCTAACCTGTATAACCGGTTAAAACAGATTCGGGATTCCCAGACGCAAGCCAAGAACGATCCGCATCAGGTCCATTCCGGCGGCCAAGGGACAGTTCCTCCAAAGCCCGATCCGAGTACGGTGGTCCCGACGGACAGCCATCCCGGAACCTGGATAAATCCTACCCAGGGGGTTTGGTACTACTCTGTTGATATTCTTCTAGAGGGTGATTTGACTGCCCTTGCCAGGGGAATATCCCTTTTGGCCCGGCGGCAGATTACCCCGCAAGAACTCTTCACCCTGGGCTGGTTCGATACAGAAACAACCGGGCTATCCAGCGGCGCCGGCACCTTTCTTTTTCTCTTCGGATTGATTCAGGTGATCCCCCGTCAGGGGGGTGCCCGGGAGATTGGGGGGATGAATCTGCGTTTGCATCAGGTGTTGGTTGAGGATTTCCCCTACGAGGCAGGGTTTCTGGATATGCTGCTGCAGCTGTTGCAGGCCAGCAGAACCCTGGTTTCCTATAACGGGAAGGCCTATGATTTACCACTGCTCAATACCAGGCTCATTCTGGGGGGAAGTGTCCCGGTGTACCCCGATCATATTGACCTGCTTGCTGCCGTCCGGCGGTTGTGGAGCAAGACCCTTCCTTCCTGTAGTCTCTCCACAGTCGAGCGGGAGGTCTGCGGAATTCACCGTCTGGGTGATGTTCCAGGAAGTCTCATTCCCGAGTTCTATTTTGAGTATCAGGTGACGGGAGGTCGGCCGGATCTTCATCCTAGGATGGCGTCGATCCTTGCCCATCACCGCAGTGATTTGGTTAGCATGGTAAAAATTGCCGAGACCCTCGGCAGTCGAATCCCCATACCCCCAAAACCGGATGCCTCCGATCCTGGTGAAAGCCCCGGGCTACCCAGGGAAGATGCCTGGACCGAGGGGCTGCTTGGGGCTTTGGAAGACCTTGCCATGGATCCCCGGGGGCTTGAGATGGTACTTGCTGCCGGGTGGAGGGGGGCGGGATCCGATTCTCCAGAGGTTCCTCTGCTCACCCGTGCATACTATATCCGGAAACATCCCTGGGCCGTCCTAGACTACCAGGACTGGGTGGGGGTGTTGAGACGGCTTTGTCAGCGGGAGGATCAGGAGCCGGGACAACCCTTCCGCAAGCAGCTTTCTGAGTTGGTGACTGGAAAAAAAACTCGGGTCGATACGGTCCAAGGCTTGAAACGTTCCCGGGCCCTGGGCATCAGAGACGGGTTTGAGCCGTCAGGGGCTCAACGGCCTCCGAGTTTACACCTTCGCTGGATTGCAGAGGGGTTACGAATGAGGGGTGATGGTACCGCAGCCTTTGGTTTTTTTCTGTGGGATGCTCTGGTATGGGGGACCTGGGATTCCTGTACCCGGGTTATGGTACATCTCGAACATACCGGAGGAGGGAACGACGGAAGGAAACTCGGGATTTGTTTTGCGAGAATCATGCTCCGGACGGAAGTCGGTTGGACCGAACGGCAGGTCGTTACCATGCGTACACGGATTGAACGGCTCACAAAAAAACGTACGGATGAGCAGACTCCTGATAATTCTCCATCATCTGACTGCTGAAATGAACCAAGAGGCAGTTAGGAACCGGTCTGCTAGAGGGATTGCCAGGACAGTAAAAGAAACAGCCTGGTGAAAAACCAGATAGGGCAGTGAAGAACCAGCCTGCTGTAAGGACCGCCGTGACTGGAAAAGAACCAGCCCGCTGATGAGATCTGTGAGCTGTCCCCTGAAAAAGTCCTGAAAAAAAGTGGTGCTAGGCCAGTGTATAAAAATCTAAATATTCCCTGGCTGCAGCCTTCCAGTCGAAGCGAAGCTTCATGCCGCGGATTTGCATCTCCCGGATCATTGCAGGGTTTGAGGTGTAGTACCCTATCGCCCGTTGAATTCCGTCGATCATACCCTGGGCAGTTAGGGGTTCCGGGAGATAAAATCCGGTTGCTTCCTGGTCCTGGTCCGACAGCGTGGTCGGGTTCTGGGGTACATCAACCACGGTATCTTTCAGGCCGCCGGTGGGAGATACGATGGGTACGGTTCCATATCGCAGGGCATACATTTGGGTTAGACCGCAGGGCTCATACAGGGATGGCATGAGGAAAAAATCGGAGGCAGCCTGGATGAGATGGCTCATTTTTTCATTGTACCGTATGTACACCCGCAGGTTCGGTATTTCATCAGCGAGTGCCACCAGGGCTTTTTCAATCCAGGGCTCCCCTGTGCCCAAGACAAGAACCTGGGCGGGTAGGTTGCATATTTCACGCAATACCCTGCCGTCCTCTTCCACCATGGTTTTAAATCCCTTCTGGGTCACCAACCTGCTTACAATGCCTATCAGGGGTGTTTTAGCAGAGATTGGCAGCCCTGCTTCCTCTTGAATCAGGTTTTTGTTGAGCCCTTTATTCTCCAGGGTCCGGAAATCATAGGGGTAGGGAATAAGTTGGTCGTGTCCGGGGTTCCAAATGTTATAATCCATCCCATTGAGGATGCCCTGAAAGTACGTTCCCTTTTTCCGGAGGATCCCATCCATCCCGAAGCCTAATTCGGGTTCTAAGACCTCTTGGGCGTACCCTGGCGATACGGTGGTTACCAGGTCGGCATTTACCAATCCGGCTTGCAGGTAGCACATGTTGTTATGGTATGAAAAACCACGACGGGTAAAATCTTCGGGACTCAATCCAAGCTGCGGGAAGTCCTCGGGAGGGAAGATACCCTGGTATCCAATGTTGTGGATGGTGAATACCCCCCGGGTGTGACGGAAGGGGCCGGCACTCTCTATGGTTTTTAGATATGCCATCGCCGGTCCGGCGGTCCAATCATGACCGTGGATGATGTCTGGGAACCATTGCAGCAGTTTGCATAATTGAAACGAAGCACGGCAGAGCACTGCAAAACGCTTGGCGTTGTCGGGGTACACCGGAACCTGAGAATCGCCGTAGATTCCATCCCGGCCGTAGAGCTCTTCATGCTCAATGAAGTATACCTCCACCGAGGTTTCCGGGATGTGGGTGTGGAACACCCCGGCCCAAAGCTCTGTTGAGCCCATAGGAATTCCCAGGGGTGCCGGGTGTTTTTCCAGGAGATCCCGGGTGATGCCGTAATAGCGAGGCATCACGATCTTAACACTATGGCCCAGACTGGCTAATTCTTGGGCAAGATTTGGAATAACATCAGCCAATCCGCCTGACTTAGCATAGGGATAGGCTTCACTGGTAACCATTAGGATGTTCAATCGTTTTTCCATCTTAACTCCCGGTGTAGTATACAATAGAAACCTCCTCTTGAGCGGTAAATGCGAGTTTTTTATAAAGCCCCTGGGCTGGGTGGTTCCGATTTTTTACGAACAAACTGACGGTTTTGCCCCGGCTGTGGATTTCCCTGATCAGGGTCTCCATTACAATCTCGGCATATCCATGGCCCCGGTAGGCAGGAAGGGTGAATACACCCCCGACCTGTACGACCCCTATTCCCCGGGCGTTACTAGACGCCTTTGATACAGCCCGTCCGTCCACGCAGAGGTGAAAGGCTAGCTGGGTCTTAAGACTTCGGTAAAAAAACCGCCGGGTTACCTGGGGGTTGATAGGATGACCGGGTAAGGCAACCTCTTCCTGTTCATACTGCATCTGGAGGGGCAATAATGTTAGGTGATCCTCCGGGGTAGTGCGGTAAATGCTTACATGGGGTGAGAGAATCCGGGGTCTTCCGGGGATAGGTACCTTCAGTCCAGGCAGGTTGGGGTTTTGGGGTTCCTTGTACATCATTGTGTAATCTTCTCGGTGGGTAGGCGGACGCCCCATGTACAGTTCTATGACGGAGACACCTAACCTGTTACCCATGAGAGTCCTGATTCCGTTACGTTTCCAGAGCAGTTGTGAGGGTAGCCCATCTGCAATCTGTCTGGGAGTGAGGGGAAGATGACCATCAATAAGAACATAGGTGAATCCATCGGTAAAGAGGGCGAGAATCCCTTCTAATTCTGAAGACCGGGATCGGGACAGTCCATACACACATGCCTGGCGGCGGTGGGGGATGATGCATTTTCCGTTAACATGGATGCGTTGGGTTAACCCCGCAGCCATGACCTCCCGGTCAAGGAGGAATCGGCACCACTGTTCCTCGTCTTTTTCTTTAATCCTAAACCAGGGCATGGGGTCAGCTACTCATCACTAAGCAGCGCGGGAATTGGATTATTTCCATCCAGGGAGGTTTTTCCGAGCAGCAGGGAGTATCCGGCATGAAAACTTTCTTTACCCCAACCGTACACGGCCAAGGCTGACCGCACCCATGGGGTCTGATTGAGATACACCGGGGTTAGAATCGAGAATACTGTTAATTTGCTGGCGATGCCGGGGACGGATTCGAGGTTTTTAAGTACCTCCAAACTGTTCGGGTTTGCCAGATTGAATATAATCCTGTCAACATGTTCGATCCGATCCGTTAGGTCCGAAATAACCCCAGCGTCAGCCCAGTAGAAGGGCTCGTAGTTGAAGTGATAGATCTCGGCGTTAGGAAAGTATTGCCTACCGATGGTAAGAAAATCCCAGTCCTGACCAGCTAGGAGTACTGTCTCAGAATTGAATGTTCCGTGAAGGGGAATGTTTTCCGACCTGATGATATGGGTTCCCCTGCCGGCCTGATCGGCAAAAAACTGAGGTCCTTGTTTCGCTGGTATAACATTGTATACCTCTGAAGGGTTTGGAAAGAGGGGTACAGCCTGGGGATCCTTCAGATATCTGAGTTTGATTTTCAGGATTCGGCGAACCGCCTGCCTAATGTTCCGGCGAAATTCCGGATTGGTGGTGTACTCATCATAGATGGTGTTCCATACCGGGGCTGATAACTCCGGGGTTTTGCTGAGCATGATAATATCATTGCCGGCTTTCAGCGCTTCTAATGCGATGGTTTCGATACCCCACTGCTCCTCGGCGCCGTATACCCAAGCTCCCTCCATAAACAGGTCGTCGGTAATAGCCAATCCCTCAAAATGAAGTTCCTGGCGCAGGACAGTGCTTTTGAAATATGGATTTAAGCTGGCCGGTTTACGATTTCCTGTGATAGTTGGAAAGCTCAGGTGTCCGCTCAACACAGCCGGCAATCCCTCGTTTATAAGCACCCGATAGGGTAGTAGGTCCCGGTTCCAGAGGGTTTCAATGGGATCTAATATGACAGGCATCTCCCCGTGGCTGTCTCCCGTTGCATTTCCATGTCCGGGAAAATGTTTGGCCGTGGCGATAACCCGGGTCATCTCCATACCCTTGAAGAAGGCCAATCCAAGGGCCGCAGTTAGGTTGGGATCGCTGGAGAATGCTCTGGGCCCTATTACATGGGCCTCAGGATTAACATACACATCCACCGTTGGAGCGAAGTTCATGTTTATGCCCAGGGCACGCATTTCTAGACCAATGTAATAACCGGAAAGAAAGCTGTCGATGGGAAGTCCGCTTGCTCCCAAAGACATATTCCCCGGGGTGATACTGGTGGCATCCTTAACATGACGAACCCAGCCCCCCTCCTGATCCGTGGCTGTGAATAGGGGAATACCAAGCCCATCATCCATGGCGTTGGCCTGCAGCTCCGCCAGGGTGCCGGCCAACCGATCCAACCGGTTTCCATTCCACCCGAATATCTTCACGCCCCCCAGGTTTCGTTCCCGTACCCAGGAAATAATCCGTTCATCGGGACGTTCACTGGGCCACCCGAGGAGAAAAACCTGACCGAGGATCTGCTCTGGAGACATGGCCTCCATGAGCTCGTCAATTATCTGCTGATCGGGTTTATCCTGCCAGAACAGGCCGCTCTTGGGTAGATCCTGTTGCGAGAGGGCAGGCAGATCCCGGGGAATCTCTAACCCCTGGGGTGAGAGGGGTGTGGTTGGTAACGAGGCCATTAAATCCACAGCGGGTTGCGTGGAGGTACCGGTGTCACTGGCCACCAGTGCGCCGATGAGTCCCCCTATCAATAGAACCGTCAGGAGAATTCCGGTTAATAAAAGGCCGCGTTTTTTCAAGGGGTACCGTCCCCATGAATCTCGCCACCGCTGTTCTGATGATTGAGATATGCCTTCCGTGCCGCCAGGACACCGTCGCTGATATGTACGGCTATCTGGGAAAAGGGGGTGTTCCGAAGGGCTCCCACGGCGAATAGGCCGGGATGTCCAGTCTCGCACCAGCTGTCAGTTTTTACAAATCCCCCATCATCCAGCTCTACCCCGGGCAGACCGGCGATAATCCCGTTGCGGGGCTCACCCCCGATGAGGACGAATAGGCCGCTCACGGCGATCTGTGTTTCCCTTGGGGAACCCGATTCTTCACGAAGTAGGGTCAAGCCGGTGAGGCTCGGTACACCCATGGGATTGTTTTTGGTATCGGCTCTAAGGATCTTGGTATGGGTCAACATAGAAATAGCGGTATTAGTTCTGACCATTTCCTGGTATCGGGGTTGGCCCGTCAGGGCATCCCCGGAAACGATCATGGTGACATGGCTGCAGATCCCCGCGAGGAACAGGGCCTCTTCACAAGCAGCATCCCCGCCGCCGAGTACGGCCACGGGTTTTCCCCGGAAGAACGGACCATCGCAGGGGGCGCAGTAAGAAATTCCCCGGCCGGCGAGTTCACTGGCGCCGGAAAAATCCGGTGTTCGCTCCTTGACGCCCGTCGCCACGATAACCTGAGTTGCTTGAACCGGTTCATCATCGGTTTCGAGGGTAAATAGCCCAGCTTGGTTTCTCAGGGACACTCCCCGGGTGAATATAAAGTGGGCCCCTAATTCCTCGGTCCGGCGTTCCATGGCCTCCGCCCACTGGATCCCCGGGATGGGTATTTGGCCCGGAATGTTTTCAATCTCTACAATATTCAGGGCCTGTCCGCCAGGAGCTAATTGTTCAACCACGGCCACTGATAGGTTATGCCACCGGCAGTACTGAGCCGCAGAAAGGCCTGCGGCGCCCCCGCCCACAATAAGTACATCGTAGATCATAGGCCGAAATTATACCTGAGTTTTACAGGAGTTTCTATGGTTCAAATCCCCTTAATTCTTGTCCAGGGATGCCGACACTCTAGATGGACGTATCGTTAAAGGAGGATTCGATGGTTATTTCCAATCTCATTCAGATAATTCAGGCAGAAGCCACTGCCCTTCATACCATTGCCGCCTTGGAGAAAAAACTTCAGGACAGCTTGATGGATAAAAACTTTTCAGAGGTTGAAGATGTAATTGCTGAGATCGATATTGTGGCTCAGACAATCCAGGCTCTGGATGATGAGCGGGAGAAAGAATATCAATTTCTCAGGGCCAGTCATCGCCTGACCGACCAGGAGGGCCTTGGCGATCTTTTTACCCTGCTACCGGACAACCACAGGGAACAACTCGCCAGGGTGTACCGTGAGTTTAAGGTTGCGGTTATGGAGGTTCAGTTTTTGGCCTCGGGCATCGATATGTTTTCCCGACATCAGGTCCAAACCCTGCGAAGTGTTTTAGATGAATTATATCCCGATCGAAAGAGCAGAACCTACACCGCCCGGGGAATGCATCAAGAACTAGCCAGCCCAATGGTTCTGGACCATAGTCTGTAAAAGCGAAGGAAGGATCCCATGCAATCCACATTCTCAGGAATAGAAATTGGTAAACGATCGTTACTCACCCATAATCAGGGCCTGCAGACCATCGGTCATAACCTGAGTAATGCCTCAACCCAGGGGTACAGCCGGCAACGGGTAGAGCTGGGTACGGTGGATCCTCTGTACAGGCCCCAGCTTAATCGGGCCATGACCCCGGGCCAGATCGGTCAGGGGGTCGAAACGACCCGGATTTCTCGGGTCAAGGATATGTTGCTCGAAGGCCGGATTGTCGCAAATGCGGCTGATGAGGGCTACTGGTCCCAACGGGATAAGTATGTACTCCAGCTGGAACAGATTTATAACGAACCGAGTGAGTCTTCGGTCAGGAATCTCATGGATAAATTCTGGGATGGCTGGCAGGAGTTGTCCATCTATCCTGAGCAGATGTCGGCGCGCCAGCAGGTGGCGCAGCGCGGTGAGGCATTGGCGGAGGGAATCCAGAATCGGTACAACAGCCTTAATCAACTCAGATCGGTCCTGAATGATGAGGTGCACGTGGAGGTTTCCCGGATCAATACCCTGACCGACCAAATTAGCGATTTGAATGCGGAGATTGCGAAGGTAC encodes:
- a CDS encoding ribonuclease H-like domain-containing protein, producing the protein MKANLYNRLKQIRDSQTQAKNDPHQVHSGGQGTVPPKPDPSTVVPTDSHPGTWINPTQGVWYYSVDILLEGDLTALARGISLLARRQITPQELFTLGWFDTETTGLSSGAGTFLFLFGLIQVIPRQGGAREIGGMNLRLHQVLVEDFPYEAGFLDMLLQLLQASRTLVSYNGKAYDLPLLNTRLILGGSVPVYPDHIDLLAAVRRLWSKTLPSCSLSTVEREVCGIHRLGDVPGSLIPEFYFEYQVTGGRPDLHPRMASILAHHRSDLVSMVKIAETLGSRIPIPPKPDASDPGESPGLPREDAWTEGLLGALEDLAMDPRGLEMVLAAGWRGAGSDSPEVPLLTRAYYIRKHPWAVLDYQDWVGVLRRLCQREDQEPGQPFRKQLSELVTGKKTRVDTVQGLKRSRALGIRDGFEPSGAQRPPSLHLRWIAEGLRMRGDGTAAFGFFLWDALVWGTWDSCTRVMVHLEHTGGGNDGRKLGICFARIMLRTEVGWTERQVVTMRTRIERLTKKRTDEQTPDNSPSSDC
- a CDS encoding GNAT family N-acetyltransferase — translated: MPWFRIKEKDEEQWCRFLLDREVMAAGLTQRIHVNGKCIIPHRRQACVYGLSRSRSSELEGILALFTDGFTYVLIDGHLPLTPRQIADGLPSQLLWKRNGIRTLMGNRLGVSVIELYMGRPPTHREDYTMMYKEPQNPNLPGLKVPIPGRPRILSPHVSIYRTTPEDHLTLLPLQMQYEQEEVALPGHPINPQVTRRFFYRSLKTQLAFHLCVDGRAVSKASSNARGIGVVQVGGVFTLPAYRGHGYAEIVMETLIREIHSRGKTVSLFVKNRNHPAQGLYKKLAFTAQEEVSIVYYTGS
- a CDS encoding DEAD/DEAH box helicase, which gives rise to MSLLSRALEELHHDDVFMQQVSRWITIPAKSGVYENLPENLDQRIIRALQDRGINELYSHQRKSYDLVNQGRSVCIVTPTASGKTLSYNLPVIQGILTQPESRALYLFPTKALSQDQQAGLNEIALTGVPVKIATYDGDTPTSLRASARQTGQIIISNPDMLHSGILPNHPKWIKFLKNLKYVVIDELHAYRGIFGSHLSNLIRRLRRILDFYGVDPVFICCSATIGNPGELAQQITGRECILIDENGAPAGEKHVVLYNPPLVDRVQGIRRSSVKEAQEIMSRFLRRGIKTITFARSRVRVELIASYVRQSLANHFTQNRDIRVESYRGGYLPQERREIEAGLRNGSVQGVVSTNALELGIDIGGLDAAVLAGFPGSIASVWQQAGRAGRSNESSVAVIIASASPLDQYMVEHPEYFEGRAPEYGFINPENPFILTDHIRCAAFELPFTSTEDWFPDAQTYLEYLTEEGMLRHTQGRYYWADRGYPAESISLRSATNENIVIIDTTHGKNQVIGEMDRPSAKELIFPRAVYLHRGTQYTVQELDLEQRRCYIQESTLNYYTDAVVKRDIKVLQEDQLFNYPTFRASLGDILVRSQVSKFKKLKFNTHENIGYGEVQLPEEEMHTRALAILLSPESTAGAVITGMDQQEATSVLSRVGHIIKQVAPALLLCDTADIGVSERLKDPHFQIPVIYVYDQYPGGSGLSESFAVHAQAVLQASLDLVSGCGCKEGCPSCLGPRNAEEEILENPKPWTIKLLKTMMEVV
- the flgN gene encoding flagellar export chaperone FlgN yields the protein MVISNLIQIIQAEATALHTIAALEKKLQDSLMDKNFSEVEDVIAEIDIVAQTIQALDDEREKEYQFLRASHRLTDQEGLGDLFTLLPDNHREQLARVYREFKVAVMEVQFLASGIDMFSRHQVQTLRSVLDELYPDRKSRTYTARGMHQELASPMVLDHSL
- a CDS encoding NAD(P)/FAD-dependent oxidoreductase; the encoded protein is MIYDVLIVGGGAAGLSAAQYCRWHNLSVAVVEQLAPGGQALNIVEIENIPGQIPIPGIQWAEAMERRTEELGAHFIFTRGVSLRNQAGLFTLETDDEPVQATQVIVATGVKERTPDFSGASELAGRGISYCAPCDGPFFRGKPVAVLGGGDAACEEALFLAGICSHVTMIVSGDALTGQPRYQEMVRTNTAISMLTHTKILRADTKNNPMGVPSLTGLTLLREESGSPRETQIAVSGLFVLIGGEPRNGIIAGLPGVELDDGGFVKTDSWCETGHPGLFAVGALRNTPFSQIAVHISDGVLAARKAYLNHQNSGGEIHGDGTP
- a CDS encoding glycoside hydrolase family 3 N-terminal domain-containing protein, whose product is MKKRGLLLTGILLTVLLIGGLIGALVASDTGTSTQPAVDLMASLPTTPLSPQGLEIPRDLPALSQQDLPKSGLFWQDKPDQQIIDELMEAMSPEQILGQVFLLGWPSERPDERIISWVRERNLGGVKIFGWNGNRLDRLAGTLAELQANAMDDGLGIPLFTATDQEGGWVRHVKDATSITPGNMSLGASGLPIDSFLSGYYIGLEMRALGINMNFAPTVDVYVNPEAHVIGPRAFSSDPNLTAALGLAFFKGMEMTRVIATAKHFPGHGNATGDSHGEMPVILDPIETLWNRDLLPYRVLINEGLPAVLSGHLSFPTITGNRKPASLNPYFKSTVLRQELHFEGLAITDDLFMEGAWVYGAEEQWGIETIALEALKAGNDIIMLSKTPELSAPVWNTIYDEYTTNPEFRRNIRQAVRRILKIKLRYLKDPQAVPLFPNPSEVYNVIPAKQGPQFFADQAGRGTHIIRSENIPLHGTFNSETVLLAGQDWDFLTIGRQYFPNAEIYHFNYEPFYWADAGVISDLTDRIEHVDRIIFNLANPNSLEVLKNLESVPGIASKLTVFSILTPVYLNQTPWVRSALAVYGWGKESFHAGYSLLLGKTSLDGNNPIPALLSDE
- a CDS encoding glycogen synthase, which translates into the protein MEKRLNILMVTSEAYPYAKSGGLADVIPNLAQELASLGHSVKIVMPRYYGITRDLLEKHPAPLGIPMGSTELWAGVFHTHIPETSVEVYFIEHEELYGRDGIYGDSQVPVYPDNAKRFAVLCRASFQLCKLLQWFPDIIHGHDWTAGPAMAYLKTIESAGPFRHTRGVFTIHNIGYQGIFPPEDFPQLGLSPEDFTRRGFSYHNNMCYLQAGLVNADLVTTVSPGYAQEVLEPELGFGMDGILRKKGTYFQGILNGMDYNIWNPGHDQLIPYPYDFRTLENKGLNKNLIQEEAGLPISAKTPLIGIVSRLVTQKGFKTMVEEDGRVLREICNLPAQVLVLGTGEPWIEKALVALADEIPNLRVYIRYNEKMSHLIQAASDFFLMPSLYEPCGLTQMYALRYGTVPIVSPTGGLKDTVVDVPQNPTTLSDQDQEATGFYLPEPLTAQGMIDGIQRAIGYYTSNPAMIREMQIRGMKLRFDWKAAAREYLDFYTLA